The Aestuariibius sp. HNIBRBA575 nucleotide sequence TCGAAGGCGCAATGAGCGAAGGCCAGCGCGTGCTATTGGTCGAAGACCTGACCACCGATGGCGGTTCAAAACTGTCCTTTGTCGACGCAATCCGCGAAACCGGGGCCACCTGCGCCGCCACGGCGGTAATTTTCTATTACGATATTTTCCCAGAAACGACCAAAGTGTTGGGCGATCACGGTGTTCAGTTGATTTCGCTATGCACATGGTGGGATGTTCTGGCCGAAGCGCGCGCGCAAAACGCCTTTGATACGGAAACGCTAGACGAGGTTGAAACCTTCTTGCGCGCCCCCAAAGACTGGGCGCCAAAAGGCTAATCGTTAACTATTTGTGACCGAAATATAGACGAAACCATAGCCTATATTGACGAAATACCCCTTGCACCCCCATCATGTGGGATGTGCGAGTTATCCACAAAAATATACAATTTGCTGCATAACAAACCTATGCGGTATGTCACGCAGCACGGGGCAGAGACAGGGTGGCTTTATGAATGAAATAGCGGCGTTTAACGCAACGGGTATCGAAGAATCCGGCGCATCCGGTGAATTGCCCCATTCCATCGAAGCCGAACAGCAATTGTTGGGTGCAATCCTGACCAACAACGACATGTATGACCGGGCTGCGTCAATCATCGGCCCTGAACATTTCTATGACCCTGTTCATGCCCGTATCTACGAAGTGGCCGCAGCGCGCATTTCGAAAAACGCGCTTGCCTCGCCCGTCACGTTGAAGGCCTTTTTGGAAGAAGAAGAAGGCCTGAAAGAACTGGGCGGCACCGCCTATCTGGCCCGTCTCGCCGGGGCGGCGATTTCGACCTTTGCGGTGCGCGATTACGCCCAGATGATCTATGATTTTGCGATCCGGCGCGAATTGATCAGCCTGGGCAACGACATCGCCGCCAAGGCGCAGTTGGTCGATGTGAAATCCGAACCCAAAGAACAGATCGTCGAAGCCGAACAATCGCTTTATAAATTGGCTGAACAGGGCCAAACCGAAAGCGGGTTCCAATCGTTCCTGAAATCGGTCACCGAGGCGGTGAATGTGGCAAACCAAGCCTATCAACGTGGTGGCGGCATGGCCGGTATTTCCACGGGGCTGGCGGATTTGGACAAACAGCTGGGTGGCCTGCACCCGTCGGATTTGTTGATCCTTGCCGGTCGCCCATCAATGGGGAAAACCTCTTTGGCGACCAACATCGCCTATAATGTGGCCAAAGCCTATAAAAAGGGCATCAACCATGACGGCGTCGAAGGCGCGGTGGATGGCGGCGTGGTCGGTTTTTTCTCACTTGAGATGAGCGCAGAACAGCTGGCTGGCCGGATTCTGGCCGAGGCGGCTGAAATTTCGTCCCATAAAATCCGTCAGGGTGATTTCCAAGAGGACGAATTCCGTCGCTTTGTCGAAGCGGCGAAAGAGCTGGAAAGCTGCCCGCTTTATATTGATGACACGCCTGCCCTGCCAATTTCACAACTGGCCGCACGTGCACGCCGGTTGAAACGATCCTACGGGCTTGATCTGTTGGTGATCGACTATTTGCAACTATGTCGGGGCACGGCGGAAAACCGCGTGAACGAAATCGCCGAAATTTCGATGGGGATGAAAGCGATCGCCAAGGAATTGAACATCCCGGTGATTGCCCTGTCGCAGTTGTCACGTCAGGTCGAAAGCCGCGATGACAAACGCCCGCAACTGTCTGACCTCAGGGAATCGGGGTCGATCGAGCAAGATGCCGATGTGGTGATGTTTGTGTATCGGGGTGAGTATTACAAAGAGCGTGAAAAGCCCGATGAATCCGATTTGGTGGCAATGGAAACGTGGCAGGGCGAAATGGCCAATCTGCACGGCAAAGCCGAAGTGATCGTTGGCAAACAACGTCACGGTCCCATCGGAACTGTGAATTTGTCGTTTGAGCCGCAATTCACCCGATTTGGCAATTTGGTTCAGCAATGGCAACAGGGCGGTGATCAGGACGTTGGTTTCTGATCTTTCGCTTGACCTCAGTGGTGCGGATGTCAAAAACACGCGGATGAGTACAGGTATCTTAACAATTGATCTCGATGCGGTGGCTGCCAATTGGCGGGCGCTGGATGCCATGACAGCTTGCGAAACTGCGGCTGTTGTAAAGGCGGATGGATATGGGCTTGGAGCGGGGAAAATGGCCCGCGCTTTGCACAAAGCGGGCGCACGTAAGTTTTTTGTTGCCGCCGCCGAAGAAGGTGCCCAAGTGCGTCAGGCCTTGGGTCCGAACCCGGAAATCTGCATCTTTTCAGGGCATTGCGCCGGTGACACCGATATGTTGTCGGATTTGCACCTGACCCCGATGATCAATTCGCCGCGTCAGTTAAAACGGCATCTGGACGCCATGCCGGGACGCCCGTTTGGCATTCAGCTGGATACAGGCATGAACCGTCTGGGCATGGAATTGACCGAATGGGCCAGCATTGCCGAAACGGCGCTGAACGCAAAACCGATGCTGGTCATGAGCCACCTCGCCTGCGCAGATGAACCGGACCATCCGATGAATGCCCAGCAGCTGACCCAGTTTCAGCTGATGACGGATGGCATCGATGTGCCCAGATCGCTGGCCGCAACCGGCGGTATTTTGCTGGGGTCAGACTATCATTTTGACCTGTGTCGTCCCGGTGTCGGGCTATATGGTGGGTTTCCGTTCGAACAGGCCGCTCCGGTGGTTCAGTTGGACATTCCCATCATTCAAACCCGCGAAGTTTTGGCTGGTGAAAGCGTTGGCTATTCCAACACATGGATCGCCCCACGCGATTCGAAAATCGCAACTCTTTCAGCCGGTTATGCGGATGGATTGCTGCGGTCCCTGTCTGACAATGTGACCTTGTGGTCTGGATCCTCACCCTGTCCGTTGCGCGGGCGCGTGTCGATGGATCTGCTGACCGTGGATGTCACGGATTTGGATGAAGTCCCCAGCCACCTGTCCCTATTAACCCCTGATCAAGGCGTGGATGATCTGGCCGAAATTGCCGGAACAATTGGCTATGAAATTCTGACCTCAATGG carries:
- a CDS encoding replicative DNA helicase, encoding MNEIAAFNATGIEESGASGELPHSIEAEQQLLGAILTNNDMYDRAASIIGPEHFYDPVHARIYEVAAARISKNALASPVTLKAFLEEEEGLKELGGTAYLARLAGAAISTFAVRDYAQMIYDFAIRRELISLGNDIAAKAQLVDVKSEPKEQIVEAEQSLYKLAEQGQTESGFQSFLKSVTEAVNVANQAYQRGGGMAGISTGLADLDKQLGGLHPSDLLILAGRPSMGKTSLATNIAYNVAKAYKKGINHDGVEGAVDGGVVGFFSLEMSAEQLAGRILAEAAEISSHKIRQGDFQEDEFRRFVEAAKELESCPLYIDDTPALPISQLAARARRLKRSYGLDLLVIDYLQLCRGTAENRVNEIAEISMGMKAIAKELNIPVIALSQLSRQVESRDDKRPQLSDLRESGSIEQDADVVMFVYRGEYYKEREKPDESDLVAMETWQGEMANLHGKAEVIVGKQRHGPIGTVNLSFEPQFTRFGNLVQQWQQGGDQDVGF
- the alr gene encoding alanine racemase; its protein translation is MSTGILTIDLDAVAANWRALDAMTACETAAVVKADGYGLGAGKMARALHKAGARKFFVAAAEEGAQVRQALGPNPEICIFSGHCAGDTDMLSDLHLTPMINSPRQLKRHLDAMPGRPFGIQLDTGMNRLGMELTEWASIAETALNAKPMLVMSHLACADEPDHPMNAQQLTQFQLMTDGIDVPRSLAATGGILLGSDYHFDLCRPGVGLYGGFPFEQAAPVVQLDIPIIQTREVLAGESVGYSNTWIAPRDSKIATLSAGYADGLLRSLSDNVTLWSGSSPCPLRGRVSMDLLTVDVTDLDEVPSHLSLLTPDQGVDDLAEIAGTIGYEILTSMGPRYRRRYGPIGPAE